One Streptomyces sp. 840.1 genomic window, ACGAGGCCGCGCCGGGCAGCCGGTCCAGCTCCTCGTCGTCGAGGGGCCGCGAGGGCGTGAACGCGATGACGGTGGAGCTGCCGGCCCTGGCGATCAGTCCGGAGGGGGCGTCGAGGGCGGCGATCCGGCCCCTGTCGATCACGGCGATCCGGTCGCAGAGCCGCTGGGCCTCCTCCATGAAGTGGGTGACGAGCAGGACCGTGACGCCGCTGTCCCGTATCTCCTCGATCAGCTGCCAGGTGTCGCGCCTGGCGCGCGGGTCGAGGCCGGTGGTCAGCTCGTCCAGGACCACGATCCGGGGGCTTCCGACGAGGGCGAGCGCGATGGACAGCCGCTGCTTCTGGCCGCCGGAGAGCTTGCCGAACCGGGTGGTGAGCCTGGTGTGCAGGCCGAGGCGTTCGGCCAGGGACCGCCAGTCGGCGGGGTCCGGATAGAACGCGCTGTACAGCTCCAGCGCCTCGCCCACCGTGATCCTGGGCTGGAGTTCGCTCTCCTGGAGCTGGGCGCCGAGCAGCAGCGTCACCCGCTCGTGGTCGGCGACCGGGTCGAGCCCGGCGACCCGGACCGTGCCGGAGTCGGGGACCCGCAGTCCCTCGAC contains:
- a CDS encoding ABC transporter ATP-binding protein; this encodes MAIIEVDGVRKAYAGRPAVDGVSFTVDEGEIFGILGPNGAGKTTTVECVEGLRVPDSGTVRVAGLDPVADHERVTLLLGAQLQESELQPRITVGEALELYSAFYPDPADWRSLAERLGLHTRLTTRFGKLSGGQKQRLSIALALVGSPRIVVLDELTTGLDPRARRDTWQLIEEIRDSGVTVLLVTHFMEEAQRLCDRIAVIDRGRIAALDAPSGLIARAGSSTVIAFTPSRPLDDEELDRLPGAASCESRNGRLVINGTDETVNAVISLLARLRITAHQLRVSEATLDDAFLDLTEHSAPAEGHHLTERAV